Proteins co-encoded in one Metabacillus sp. KUDC1714 genomic window:
- a CDS encoding polyprenyl synthetase family protein — translation MIEEVVIQSLKKQMMQTIAIQTKNTELQKLLLSFVNGKKILNFGQLAIVHHEAFSGKDLEILQLAAAIELLILSFDIFDDLEDLDNVKEPWMQIDPSIALNAATTLYTISQQAVLTLSSPFKHQILHAFFKYSIQAMEGQHDDLQNLISTEEECLNVMKRKSGSLIALASVSGMLLANADFPEVEEYSYQIGIAAQSDNDFRDLFNPLKNDISTQKRSLAMIYLQKGYNEHALDVLRFFASGKDFNEEFGNIVNYKQKLIDSGVAQYLNVIKQIAINRATRIIEELKIDSYHIENIKSHLIINKKTN, via the coding sequence GTGATAGAAGAAGTAGTCATTCAATCTTTGAAAAAGCAAATGATGCAGACAATTGCCATACAAACCAAGAATACAGAGCTACAAAAATTATTACTGTCCTTTGTAAATGGGAAAAAAATTTTGAATTTTGGTCAATTAGCCATTGTTCATCATGAAGCATTTAGTGGAAAAGACCTAGAAATTCTTCAACTTGCAGCAGCAATCGAACTTCTAATTTTATCATTTGACATATTTGATGATCTTGAAGACTTAGATAATGTGAAGGAGCCTTGGATGCAAATAGATCCTTCTATTGCTTTAAACGCTGCAACAACGCTTTACACAATAAGTCAACAAGCTGTTTTAACACTATCCTCTCCGTTTAAACATCAAATTCTACATGCTTTTTTTAAATACTCCATTCAAGCAATGGAGGGTCAACACGATGATTTGCAAAACTTGATAAGCACAGAAGAGGAATGTTTAAATGTGATGAAGCGTAAATCTGGCTCTCTTATTGCATTAGCATCAGTAAGTGGTATGCTGCTAGCCAATGCGGATTTTCCCGAAGTTGAAGAATATTCGTATCAAATTGGCATTGCCGCACAGTCTGATAACGATTTCAGAGATTTATTCAATCCCCTGAAAAATGATATATCAACACAAAAAAGATCACTAGCAATGATCTATTTACAAAAAGGCTATAATGAACATGCCCTTGATGTGTTGCGTTTTTTTGCAAGTGGTAAGGATTTTAATGAGGAATTTGGCAATATTGTAAACTATAAGCAAAAACTTATAGATTCTGGAGTTGCTCAATACTTAAATGTTATTAAGCAAATTGCCATAAATCGTGCAACAAGAATAATAGAAGAATTAAAAATAGATTCATATCATATTGAGAATATAAAATCTCATTTGATCATAAATAAGAAAACCAACTAA
- the degQ gene encoding degradation enzyme regulation protein DegQ, giving the protein MDQQKIEEMTKLLLKLEQEIKETKESLHSINKSIDKYDKYAFLNVS; this is encoded by the coding sequence ATGGATCAGCAAAAAATTGAAGAAATGACGAAATTGTTACTAAAATTGGAACAAGAGATAAAGGAAACAAAGGAATCACTACACAGTATAAATAAAAGTATAGATAAGTATGATAAATATGCATTTTTAAACGTCTCTTAA
- a CDS encoding TerC family protein codes for MDLFSMDFFTALLSIVVIDLVLAGDNAIVIGMAARNLPKDQQKKVILLGTVGAIVIRALATMIVVYLLKIPGLLLIGGIILLWIAYKLMTEEETHEVKSGYSFWAAIRTIIIADAAMGLDNVLAVAGAAHGSFLLVILGLLISIPIVVWGSTVILKFMEKYPIIILIGAAVVAWTATKMIAKEPLVKNIFADVWVQYAFEFIVVAVLISIGYLKIKRGKETNHEKEKSAS; via the coding sequence ATGGATCTATTTTCGATGGATTTTTTTACTGCACTTCTGTCAATCGTTGTCATTGACTTAGTTCTAGCTGGTGACAATGCAATTGTCATTGGGATGGCCGCCAGAAACCTTCCTAAAGATCAGCAAAAGAAAGTCATTCTTTTAGGGACGGTAGGGGCTATTGTCATTAGAGCACTCGCAACTATGATAGTAGTTTATTTATTAAAAATCCCTGGACTGCTTCTTATTGGAGGGATTATATTATTATGGATTGCGTATAAATTAATGACCGAAGAAGAAACACATGAGGTTAAATCTGGATATAGTTTCTGGGCAGCTATACGAACAATCATCATAGCTGATGCTGCGATGGGCCTTGACAATGTTTTAGCAGTAGCTGGTGCTGCACACGGTAGCTTTTTATTGGTTATTTTAGGCTTACTTATTTCCATTCCAATCGTTGTTTGGGGAAGTACAGTCATTCTGAAATTTATGGAGAAATACCCAATCATTATCTTAATTGGTGCAGCAGTAGTGGCTTGGACAGCAACGAAAATGATTGCGAAAGAACCCTTAGTGAAAAATATTTTTGCTGATGTGTGGGTACAGTATGCATTTGAGTTTATTGTCGTTGCTGTATTAATCAGTATTGGATATCTAAAAATAAAGCGTGGAAAAGAAACAAACCATGAAAAAGAAAAAAGTGCTAGTTAA
- the hpaB gene encoding 4-hydroxyphenylacetate 3-monooxygenase, oxygenase component, with translation MPAISGKEYLDRMDQLKPNVWMKGKQIQGKLSEHPAYKGAMLTKASLYDTQVHPDFIEKMTYSSPRTNERVGISFLQPKSKEDLEARRHMINIWATKTAGMMGRTPDYLNTVLMTLAASASILDDQDEEFSKNLTNLYETARDHDLSFTHSFINPQVDRSSDYTELSTQPIATKIVEKNSNGIVIKGARLLATQGGITDEVLVLPSSSKVTDNEYAFSFSIPTDTDGLKFICRESYYQGSSFFNYPLSSRFHEMDTMIIFDNVLVPWDRVFFYHRQDIAHQLFLRSSFTPLTLHQVIIRQITKTEFILGLAQKMVTTLNLSEYQHIQGKISEIIIGLETMKALLDQAELHANEDEWGTMVPNTNSLYISVTMFSKLYPRMIEILQLIGAGGLVAIPTEEDFHSPLVKDIEKYCQGAACNADTKTKIFRLAWDLTMSAFGTRQTQYERYFFGDPVKLTSNLYNGYPRHEYMNLVEDFLEINKEAH, from the coding sequence GTGCCTGCCATTAGTGGAAAAGAATACCTAGATCGTATGGATCAATTAAAGCCAAATGTGTGGATGAAAGGTAAACAAATACAAGGGAAATTATCAGAGCATCCAGCGTATAAAGGGGCTATGTTAACAAAGGCATCACTTTACGATACACAAGTTCATCCAGATTTTATCGAGAAAATGACGTATAGTTCCCCTAGAACTAATGAACGGGTAGGTATTTCCTTCCTACAACCTAAATCAAAGGAAGACCTAGAAGCTCGTAGACATATGATAAATATCTGGGCGACAAAAACTGCAGGAATGATGGGGCGAACCCCCGACTATTTGAATACTGTTTTAATGACTTTGGCTGCTTCAGCGAGTATTCTAGATGACCAAGATGAAGAATTTAGTAAAAATCTTACAAACCTTTATGAAACAGCACGAGATCATGATCTATCTTTTACCCATAGCTTTATTAATCCTCAAGTCGATCGTTCTTCAGACTATACCGAGTTGTCTACTCAACCAATTGCAACCAAAATTGTTGAGAAAAATTCAAATGGAATTGTTATAAAAGGAGCAAGACTTTTGGCAACTCAAGGTGGAATAACTGATGAAGTACTAGTCTTGCCATCTAGTTCAAAGGTTACAGATAATGAATATGCCTTTTCCTTTTCAATTCCTACGGATACTGATGGCCTTAAGTTTATTTGTCGTGAATCCTATTATCAAGGGTCTTCTTTTTTTAATTATCCACTCTCATCTCGTTTTCATGAGATGGATACAATGATTATTTTTGATAATGTTTTGGTTCCTTGGGACCGTGTGTTCTTTTATCATCGTCAAGATATTGCACATCAGCTTTTTTTAAGAAGTAGTTTTACACCACTTACACTACATCAAGTTATTATCAGACAAATAACAAAAACAGAGTTCATTCTTGGTCTGGCGCAGAAGATGGTGACAACTTTAAATCTATCAGAATACCAACATATTCAAGGAAAAATAAGTGAAATCATCATTGGATTAGAAACGATGAAAGCGTTGTTAGATCAAGCTGAACTGCATGCTAATGAAGATGAATGGGGTACAATGGTGCCGAATACCAATTCCTTATATATATCAGTAACAATGTTTTCAAAGCTCTATCCGCGCATGATTGAAATTTTACAACTAATTGGTGCAGGTGGATTAGTCGCCATACCGACAGAGGAAGATTTTCATTCTCCCTTAGTCAAAGATATAGAGAAGTATTGTCAAGGAGCTGCCTGTAATGCAGACACAAAGACGAAAATTTTTAGGCTTGCTTGGGATTTAACAATGAGTGCATTTGGAACCCGCCAAACGCAGTATGAACGTTACTTCTTTGGTGACCCTGTTAAACTAACGTCAAATTTATACAATGGCTATCCAAGACATGAGTATATGAATCTGGTTGAAGATTTTTTAGAGATAAATAAAGAGGCTCACTAA
- a CDS encoding YueH family protein produces MKIRKANVHNGKNLITNVYIYENKKLEFSMIAIPEVEWSTTVQYVEERDVLKARLLDSLSKRVENETAEELADKMIHWVGEM; encoded by the coding sequence ATGAAAATAAGAAAAGCAAATGTACATAATGGTAAAAATCTTATAACAAATGTATATATATATGAAAATAAAAAGCTGGAGTTTAGTATGATCGCAATACCTGAAGTAGAGTGGTCTACTACAGTTCAATATGTGGAAGAACGAGATGTTCTTAAAGCTCGACTTTTAGATTCGTTGTCAAAAAGAGTCGAGAATGAAACTGCGGAAGAATTGGCGGACAAAATGATTCATTGGGTTGGAGAAATGTAA
- a CDS encoding spore germination protein, whose product MPAFVGPVKLNSIGDSAIFKVGDTFSLSPKSANKTSVGSGAANTGDFIETHNLFNITNFSDLDLFDQSMTINK is encoded by the coding sequence ATGCCTGCGTTTGTCGGACCAGTTAAATTAAATTCGATTGGAGATAGTGCAATCTTTAAAGTGGGGGATACATTTAGTTTATCACCAAAAAGTGCAAATAAAACATCGGTTGGTTCAGGTGCAGCCAACACAGGTGATTTTATCGAAACACATAACTTATTTAATATAACGAATTTTAGTGATCTAGATCTATTTGATCAATCAATGACTATAAATAAATAA
- a CDS encoding AI-2E family transporter has product MFKTKTHFWTLQILLLLLIVYVGTKVSFLFEPIIVFASTLFFPILIAGILFFIFAPLVKLLEKGKVPRTLAILIPYLVFIGVISALVAFIGPILSEQLTDLITNFPRYVDEFSEFILNMSQTSWFKWVMEQQYVSFEQIEETLTGYATSLPENITSSFSTVLGVVTNITLTIITVPFILFYMLKDGHKLPSTAVNFVPTSYRNEALKIFQDLYETLAAYIQGQLIVSLAVGVGCFIGYTIIGLEYALVLGIVVAVANIIPYIGPFIGAAPAVIIALLDSPTKALLAAIVVTVVQQIDGNFLSPLIIGKRLNTHPLTIILLLIGAGSFGGVLGMILAVPTYAVLKAVTLNIVRLIKLRKKYKAELKIEKVNI; this is encoded by the coding sequence GTGTTTAAAACGAAGACCCATTTTTGGACATTACAGATTTTATTGTTGTTATTAATTGTTTATGTCGGTACAAAGGTTTCCTTTTTATTTGAGCCAATCATTGTATTTGCTTCAACTTTATTTTTTCCGATTCTTATTGCGGGAATTTTATTTTTTATTTTCGCTCCTTTAGTAAAGCTACTTGAAAAAGGCAAGGTACCAAGAACATTAGCTATTTTAATACCCTATCTTGTGTTTATCGGTGTTATTTCGGCACTTGTTGCCTTTATCGGGCCAATTTTATCTGAACAGCTAACAGACTTAATTACAAATTTCCCAAGATATGTGGATGAGTTTAGTGAATTTATCTTAAATATGTCGCAAACATCGTGGTTTAAATGGGTGATGGAACAACAATATGTATCATTTGAACAAATAGAAGAAACACTAACTGGTTATGCAACTAGCTTGCCTGAAAACATTACCTCAAGCTTTTCAACAGTTTTAGGCGTAGTGACAAATATTACATTAACGATTATTACAGTGCCGTTTATTTTATTCTATATGTTAAAAGACGGACACAAGCTACCTTCAACAGCAGTGAATTTTGTACCTACTTCATATCGTAATGAAGCGTTAAAGATATTTCAAGATTTGTATGAAACACTTGCAGCATATATACAAGGTCAGTTAATTGTGTCACTAGCAGTAGGGGTAGGCTGTTTCATAGGTTATACAATTATCGGACTTGAATATGCATTAGTTCTTGGAATCGTTGTAGCGGTTGCGAATATCATTCCTTATATTGGACCGTTTATAGGTGCTGCACCTGCAGTGATTATTGCTTTACTTGATTCACCCACAAAGGCGTTACTAGCTGCAATTGTTGTTACAGTAGTTCAACAAATTGATGGGAATTTCTTGTCCCCACTAATCATCGGAAAACGATTAAATACACACCCTTTAACGATCATTTTACTATTAATTGGGGCAGGTAGTTTTGGTGGGGTCCTGGGCATGATCTTGGCTGTACCAACATATGCAGTTTTAAAAGCGGTGACGTTAAATATTGTAAGGCTTATTAAATTAAGGAAGAAATATAAAGCCGAGCTTAAGATAGAAAAAGTTAATATCTAG
- a CDS encoding zinc metallopeptidase — MGIIFYFILIMVGPILIQVYLKKTYSKYLKRGASSGLTGAQAARKILDENGLYNVKVEEVRGRLSDHYDPRSKVVRLSSDNYHGTSIASISVAIHEVGHSLQHSQNYAPLNIRHALVPVANIGSNFSFILIFIGIILSSANLLLLGIIAMAAAVLFQVVTLPVEFNASSRALNAMVGSGLIRNDEEGGARKVLNAAALTYVAATVVAVAELLRFVLMFFGMQSDED, encoded by the coding sequence ATGGGGATTATTTTTTATTTCATCCTAATAATGGTGGGTCCGATATTAATTCAAGTATACTTAAAAAAGACATATTCTAAATATCTGAAAAGAGGAGCTTCATCTGGTTTAACAGGTGCTCAGGCAGCCCGCAAGATTTTAGATGAAAATGGTCTTTACAATGTTAAGGTTGAGGAAGTGCGAGGAAGATTATCGGATCACTATGATCCAAGATCGAAAGTCGTTAGGCTATCAAGTGATAACTATCATGGTACTTCAATTGCCTCGATTTCTGTAGCGATTCATGAGGTTGGTCACTCTTTACAACATTCTCAAAATTATGCACCATTAAATATTAGACATGCTTTAGTACCAGTAGCCAATATTGGCTCTAACTTTTCGTTCATTTTAATTTTTATCGGTATCATTCTTTCATCAGCAAACTTATTGCTACTTGGAATCATAGCAATGGCTGCTGCAGTCCTGTTTCAGGTTGTTACACTTCCAGTTGAATTCAATGCTAGCTCAAGAGCATTAAATGCAATGGTTGGTTCTGGCTTAATCAGAAATGATGAAGAAGGTGGAGCTAGAAAAGTTTTAAATGCAGCAGCATTAACCTATGTCGCAGCGACTGTTGTAGCAGTAGCAGAGCTACTACGTTTTGTGTTAATGTTTTTTGGAATGCAAAGTGATGAGGATTAA
- a CDS encoding HD domain-containing protein — protein sequence MRRVMIMDVFNHPIAQKYLNRSGVLHAIRVAGYAVQLAIKHDVNPDIAAKAGLLHDIGHYEWYTNGEWDYEEYVKNDIHAIKGAERAHKLLIRLGEDRQYAKEIALAILLHTDSYLPENSMKKTSLQQIVRMADEMDEEPLGKHHYRKISREDAIKKIERLDQEIERLITEYRKTV from the coding sequence ATGCGACGAGTGATGATCATGGATGTATTTAACCATCCAATTGCACAAAAGTATTTAAATCGTTCAGGTGTTTTACATGCGATTAGAGTTGCCGGATATGCTGTGCAGCTCGCCATTAAGCATGATGTAAATCCGGACATAGCAGCTAAGGCAGGTTTGCTTCATGATATAGGCCATTACGAATGGTATACAAATGGGGAATGGGATTATGAGGAATATGTGAAAAATGATATTCATGCGATTAAGGGCGCTGAGCGTGCGCATAAACTGTTAATTCGCCTTGGTGAGGATCGCCAATATGCAAAGGAAATTGCGTTAGCTATATTGCTTCATACAGATTCATATTTACCAGAAAACTCGATGAAGAAAACCTCGCTTCAACAAATCGTCCGTATGGCTGACGAAATGGATGAAGAGCCTCTAGGTAAACACCATTATCGCAAAATTAGCCGAGAAGATGCGATCAAGAAAATTGAGAGGCTGGATCAAGAAATTGAACGCCTTATAACTGAATATCGTAAAACAGTCTAA
- a CDS encoding sensor histidine kinase: MTILIITLLSSLNLYATYFNTRKTIELTIANQGISTAQAVLNHFDINTYEAYLQDQDSTAKLRKLEDELGKAIRDTGATFAYILKADDKNQPRIIVDGFPTDDSVTISGDCCILTNEIKSEYKENQPFFTRIEDDSVGTYVSSGVPIVGNKGESIGSLVINESVATVDKITDEVLKNSFPFFIFSGLFVLFSFSIFVIFQVWLRREVTTQVGDTEETYQGEFQSMLQTMRSIRHDFINHIQVIQGLLKLKREDRAYEYVKSLTSEVESMELPLKITNPVLYILLQSKWVRAQNDKVDMHLLVDDHTFQKIKSIDLIKILSNLIDNAFDATLLLPESERFISIEAKSVSTMYLFKVENIGPKIPKEIVDKIFKAGFSTKEERRGVPRGDGLSIVKQVVDRYGGAINVHSNKNTTTFSVKIPVKS; the protein is encoded by the coding sequence GTGACAATTTTGATCATCACTTTACTATCTTCATTAAACTTGTATGCTACTTATTTTAATACACGTAAGACGATTGAATTAACGATCGCAAATCAAGGAATATCAACAGCTCAAGCTGTATTGAATCATTTCGATATAAATACATATGAAGCATATTTACAAGACCAAGATTCAACTGCTAAGCTTCGTAAGCTTGAAGATGAGCTTGGAAAAGCAATAAGGGATACAGGTGCAACATTTGCTTATATTCTTAAGGCTGATGATAAAAATCAACCAAGGATAATTGTAGATGGATTTCCAACAGATGATTCGGTAACCATTAGTGGAGATTGCTGCATACTTACTAATGAAATTAAGAGTGAATATAAAGAAAATCAACCATTCTTTACAAGGATTGAGGATGATTCAGTTGGAACATACGTGTCATCTGGTGTGCCTATTGTAGGTAATAAAGGGGAAAGCATTGGATCACTTGTAATAAATGAAAGTGTTGCAACCGTGGATAAAATAACAGATGAAGTATTAAAAAACAGCTTTCCGTTTTTTATCTTCAGCGGGTTGTTTGTTCTTTTTTCATTTAGTATTTTTGTGATTTTTCAAGTGTGGTTACGTAGGGAAGTTACAACACAAGTTGGAGATACAGAAGAAACCTATCAAGGTGAATTTCAATCAATGCTACAGACAATGAGATCGATTCGCCATGATTTTATCAATCATATTCAAGTCATTCAAGGATTATTAAAGCTTAAACGAGAAGACCGTGCATATGAGTATGTGAAATCTTTAACTAGTGAAGTAGAATCAATGGAACTACCACTGAAAATAACTAATCCAGTTCTGTATATTTTGTTACAATCTAAGTGGGTACGAGCTCAAAATGATAAGGTGGATATGCATTTACTAGTAGATGACCATACTTTTCAAAAAATAAAATCAATCGATTTAATTAAAATTTTATCAAATCTTATCGATAATGCTTTTGATGCAACATTACTGCTACCAGAATCAGAGCGGTTTATTAGCATTGAAGCAAAATCCGTTTCTACTATGTACTTGTTTAAAGTTGAAAACATAGGACCAAAGATTCCGAAAGAAATAGTAGACAAAATTTTCAAAGCCGGTTTCTCAACAAAGGAAGAAAGACGTGGGGTTCCAAGAGGTGACGGACTGAGTATTGTCAAACAAGTAGTAGACAGATATGGAGGAGCAATTAATGTTCATTCCAATAAAAATACCACAACCTTTAGTGTGAAAATACCGGTTAAATCTTGA
- a CDS encoding (S)-benzoin forming benzil reductase, whose translation MDYYIITGGSRGLGEAIITELLDKDKTIFYLSRTNNLTLEGFARGKHASIYYEECDLSEVSQLKAKIKSIFSKIDLLKAKKITLINNAGIVDPIKNVGDAIEEELSLNVKLNLLAPMIMSEYFINETKEFAGEVVIVNITSGAANRPIAGWSAYCSTKAGLNMFTNTIGLEQGERENKVMAIAFSPGIMDTEMQGVIRAAEKKDFSSIDQFREYHQKGMLRAPSFVANILVKLLSSSLENGRVYDIKEFV comes from the coding sequence ATGGACTATTATATTATAACTGGTGGATCTCGAGGTTTAGGAGAGGCGATTATAACAGAATTGCTTGATAAGGATAAAACGATCTTTTATTTATCAAGAACAAATAATTTAACTCTTGAAGGGTTTGCTAGAGGCAAACATGCTTCGATTTATTATGAAGAATGTGATCTTTCTGAAGTAAGTCAATTAAAAGCAAAAATAAAAAGTATTTTTTCAAAAATAGATCTTTTAAAGGCTAAGAAAATTACTTTGATCAATAACGCAGGAATCGTAGATCCAATAAAAAATGTAGGTGATGCGATTGAAGAGGAACTTAGCCTAAATGTAAAGCTTAATTTGCTTGCTCCAATGATCATGAGCGAATATTTTATTAATGAAACGAAGGAATTTGCCGGTGAAGTTGTCATTGTAAATATAACATCTGGTGCTGCAAATCGACCTATTGCCGGGTGGAGTGCATATTGTAGTACGAAAGCAGGTTTAAACATGTTTACAAATACAATAGGTTTAGAACAAGGTGAGCGTGAGAATAAAGTGATGGCGATAGCATTTTCCCCTGGCATTATGGATACAGAAATGCAAGGGGTGATACGCGCTGCTGAAAAGAAAGATTTTTCCTCCATTGATCAGTTTAGAGAGTATCATCAAAAAGGAATGTTACGAGCACCAAGTTTTGTTGCTAATATTCTCGTAAAGCTTTTATCAAGTTCTTTAGAAAATGGTCGAGTATATGATATAAAGGAGTTTGTTTAG
- a CDS encoding PucR family transcriptional regulator, with protein MSEFSNDPFKYYHFERLEDVADRISEVLQCPITIEDINHRLLAYSTHDESTDPARISTIIRRRVPEKVINSLWKDGTIPKLLSTDEPIRVSQIDEVGLGNRIAISIWKNDEVLGFIWALEINKHLKEEELMLLKKAAQAVKNKLLNLQIRKTKKAERNQEFFWKLLTGHISTEVEINEGFQELNLHLPIPFSIVVFKFPHKLNEAAERKLSYLLQTTQQVNIVLYTVDFDELIILLSAKSDAPLTDIRLFTLFTIRQLNERFTFTNVTASIGGISTQPLFIEKSYKEALAVLTIKNRFPSETHELHSFSEMGIYQYLDILYEQRKQQGLMNYSLQKLIDYDKHHKTNLVQTLEIFLDNDSHVHDASKALNIHVNTLNYRLKRITEISELNLKSLNQKMTIYLDIKLDRMSL; from the coding sequence ATGAGTGAATTTTCAAATGATCCATTTAAATATTATCATTTTGAAAGATTAGAAGATGTTGCTGATCGAATAAGTGAAGTATTGCAATGTCCAATTACAATTGAAGATATTAATCATAGGTTACTAGCTTATAGTACGCATGATGAAAGTACAGATCCAGCTAGAATTTCGACGATTATCAGAAGACGCGTTCCTGAAAAAGTCATTAATAGCTTATGGAAGGATGGTACGATCCCAAAATTATTAAGCACAGATGAGCCAATAAGGGTAAGTCAGATTGATGAAGTTGGTTTAGGAAATCGGATTGCCATTTCAATTTGGAAAAATGATGAAGTACTAGGATTTATTTGGGCATTAGAAATAAATAAACACCTTAAAGAGGAAGAACTCATGCTCTTAAAAAAAGCTGCCCAAGCAGTGAAAAATAAACTGTTGAATTTGCAAATACGTAAGACAAAAAAGGCCGAACGAAATCAGGAGTTTTTTTGGAAGCTATTGACAGGCCATATTTCCACTGAAGTTGAAATTAATGAAGGGTTTCAAGAATTGAACTTACATCTGCCTATTCCTTTTTCTATCGTAGTGTTTAAATTCCCTCATAAGTTAAATGAAGCAGCAGAAAGAAAGCTTTCCTATTTATTACAAACAACACAGCAAGTAAATATTGTTCTATATACTGTTGATTTTGATGAACTAATTATCCTGTTATCAGCAAAAAGTGATGCACCTCTCACAGATATAAGACTGTTCACTCTGTTTACGATTCGTCAGCTAAACGAACGTTTTACCTTTACAAATGTAACTGCAAGTATCGGCGGGATATCTACACAACCTCTTTTTATTGAAAAAAGCTATAAGGAAGCATTAGCTGTACTAACAATTAAAAATCGGTTTCCGAGCGAAACACATGAATTACATAGTTTTTCAGAGATGGGTATTTATCAATATTTAGACATTTTATATGAACAACGAAAACAACAAGGATTAATGAACTATTCCTTACAAAAATTAATCGATTATGATAAGCATCACAAGACAAATTTAGTCCAAACACTTGAAATATTTTTAGACAATGACAGCCATGTTCATGATGCATCAAAAGCTTTAAATATTCATGTGAACACACTAAATTACCGCTTAAAAAGAATAACTGAAATATCTGAGCTGAACCTCAAAAGCTTAAATCAAAAAATGACAATCTACTTAGATATAAAGCTTGATCGCATGTCTTTGTGA
- the ald gene encoding alanine dehydrogenase, translated as MIIGVPTEIKNNENRVALTPGGVTQLVACGHRVLIEKDAGIGSGFENEDYVKAGAELVEDPAKVWANAEMVMKVKEPLPSEYGYFRKGLILFTYLHLAAEPELAKCLKDKAVTAIAYETVTVNHTLPLLTPMSEVAGRMAAQIGAQFLEKPKGGKGILLAGVPGVSRGKVTIIGGGVVGTNAAKMAIGLGADVTIIDLSAERLRQLDDIFGTQIKTLMSNPVNIATAVAEADLLICAVLIPGAKAPTLVTEEMVQAMKPGSVIVDVAIDQGGIVETVDHITTHDNPTYEKHRIIHYAVANMPGAVPRTSTIALTNVTVPYALQIANKGVYRAINDNAALRAGVNVIAGQVTYEAVARDLGYLYKNLEDVLENEQLMN; from the coding sequence ATGATTATTGGGGTTCCTACAGAAATTAAAAACAATGAAAATCGTGTAGCATTAACACCTGGTGGCGTGACCCAGCTTGTTGCTTGTGGTCATCGTGTATTAATTGAAAAAGATGCTGGTATAGGAAGCGGCTTTGAAAATGAGGATTACGTCAAAGCAGGTGCAGAATTGGTTGAGGATCCAGCAAAGGTTTGGGCAAATGCTGAAATGGTCATGAAAGTAAAAGAGCCACTGCCATCAGAATACGGCTACTTTCGAAAAGGTCTCATTTTATTTACTTACTTGCATTTAGCTGCTGAACCAGAACTAGCTAAATGCTTAAAGGATAAAGCTGTGACGGCTATTGCTTATGAAACAGTAACAGTGAATCATACACTTCCATTGTTAACACCAATGAGTGAAGTTGCAGGTCGTATGGCTGCTCAAATCGGTGCTCAGTTCCTTGAAAAGCCAAAGGGTGGAAAAGGAATTTTACTTGCTGGTGTACCTGGTGTCAGCCGAGGAAAAGTGACAATTATTGGTGGTGGTGTCGTTGGGACAAATGCTGCAAAAATGGCAATTGGCCTAGGTGCAGATGTAACAATTATTGACTTAAGTGCAGAACGTCTTCGTCAATTAGATGATATTTTTGGAACGCAAATCAAAACATTAATGTCAAACCCAGTAAATATTGCAACAGCTGTGGCAGAAGCAGATTTACTTATTTGCGCAGTACTAATCCCAGGTGCCAAAGCACCAACCTTAGTAACAGAAGAAATGGTGCAGGCAATGAAGCCTGGTTCTGTCATCGTAGACGTTGCCATTGACCAAGGTGGAATTGTTGAAACAGTGGATCATATTACAACACATGACAACCCAACATATGAAAAACACAGAATAATACATTATGCTGTAGCAAATATGCCCGGGGCAGTACCACGGACATCTACAATTGCTCTCACAAACGTAACAGTACCATATGCTCTACAAATTGCCAACAAAGGCGTATATCGTGCAATTAATGACAATGCCGCTTTAAGAGCTGGCGTAAACGTAATCGCTGGACAAGTGACATATGAAGCAGTTGCCAGAGATCTTGGATATTTATACAAAAACTTAGAAGATGTATTAGAAAATGAACAGTTAATGAATTAG